One region of Pseudoalteromonas galatheae genomic DNA includes:
- a CDS encoding DUF1800 domain-containing protein, whose amino-acid sequence MRSVIKYFSVWCVLTLTATGCGGAQETEVAQANQQLTDNTEITEPSQPIAVDNVFATPQSTASFLHQTTFGATPQQLNTLVGTSASKWFIDQIALKPSLKMSSVAKYTPKMAVLIRSS is encoded by the coding sequence ATGAGATCAGTCATTAAATACTTTTCAGTTTGGTGTGTGTTAACCCTAACAGCGACTGGCTGTGGCGGTGCGCAAGAAACCGAAGTCGCGCAAGCCAATCAGCAGCTCACTGACAACACTGAAATTACCGAGCCATCGCAACCTATTGCAGTGGATAATGTGTTTGCAACACCACAAAGTACGGCCTCGTTTTTACACCAAACGACTTTTGGCGCTACACCACAACAGCTCAACACACTTGTCGGCACGTCTGCCTCTAAATGGTTCATAGACCAAATAGCACTAAAACCAAGCTTGAAAATGAGCTCAGTTGCAAAATATACCCCGAAGATGGCGGTTTTAATACGCTCTTCGTAG